From Bacteroidales bacterium, the proteins below share one genomic window:
- a CDS encoding pyridoxal phosphate-dependent aminotransferase family protein, whose amino-acid sequence MFVEFKIVIHKSKIIKSKITLFSSEKYLNDALDKRRNNGSFRTLKVLHDMVDFCSNDYLGFSTTGELHARILDFNQKQPRQIVEGSTGSRLISGNSAVTESLEEFIASYHDAEAALIFNSGYDANVGLFSSVPKRGDTIFYDELVHASIRDGIRLSYAKAYSFRHNDVEHLKELFKLANGNVYVAVESVYSMDGDKAPIIEIAAFCDEKNANLIVDEAHATGVFGPQGKGCVAENILEKKVFARVHTYGKAMGTHGAVVAGSKILKDYLINFARSFIYTTALPLHSLIAIRCAYALLSESDEANQSLLKNIKFFRKIVYENEKINIIKSSSPIQSIIIPGNEKVVAVAKAIQVKGFDVRPILSPTVTAGKERLRICIHSFNNEEEIKTLTEIIEKFV is encoded by the coding sequence ATGTTTGTTGAATTCAAAATCGTAATTCATAAATCTAAAATCATAAAATCTAAAATAACTTTGTTCTCTTCCGAAAAATATTTAAATGACGCTCTTGATAAACGCAGGAACAACGGCTCATTCCGAACATTAAAAGTGTTGCATGATATGGTCGATTTTTGTTCGAACGATTATCTTGGATTTTCAACAACCGGCGAGCTTCATGCGCGCATACTTGATTTTAATCAGAAACAACCCAGGCAAATTGTTGAAGGCTCAACCGGCTCACGCCTGATATCAGGTAATTCAGCAGTTACCGAAAGTTTGGAAGAATTTATTGCTTCTTATCACGATGCAGAAGCTGCACTGATTTTTAATTCAGGCTATGATGCCAATGTCGGGCTTTTCTCAAGTGTTCCCAAAAGAGGCGATACCATTTTTTATGATGAGTTGGTACATGCATCCATCCGTGACGGTATCCGTTTGAGCTATGCAAAGGCTTATTCATTCAGGCATAATGATGTGGAACATTTGAAAGAATTATTTAAACTGGCTAATGGAAATGTTTACGTTGCTGTTGAAAGTGTGTATTCGATGGATGGTGACAAAGCACCTATAATTGAGATTGCTGCTTTTTGTGATGAAAAAAATGCCAACCTTATTGTTGACGAAGCCCATGCCACCGGTGTTTTTGGCCCACAGGGAAAAGGTTGTGTAGCTGAAAATATTTTAGAGAAGAAAGTTTTTGCAAGAGTACATACTTATGGAAAAGCAATGGGAACGCATGGTGCAGTGGTTGCTGGAAGTAAAATATTAAAAGATTACTTAATAAATTTTGCACGTTCGTTTATTTATACTACCGCTTTACCTTTGCATTCGCTGATAGCAATACGTTGTGCTTATGCTTTGCTTTCTGAAAGCGACGAAGCAAACCAATCGTTACTGAAGAATATTAAATTTTTCAGAAAGATTGTTTATGAAAACGAAAAGATAAATATTATAAAAAGCTCAAGTCCGATTCAAAGTATAATTATCCCGGGTAATGAAAAAGTTGTTGCAGTTGCTAAAGCAATACAGGTAAAAGGATTTGATGTGCGCCCCATCCTGAGCCCTACGGTGACGGCAGGAAAAGAAAGATTGCGGATTTGTATTCATTCATTTAATAACGAAGAAGAAATAAAAACGTTAACAGAAATAATTGAAAAGTTTGTGTAA
- the bioD gene encoding dethiobiotin synthase, whose amino-acid sequence MKKYFVTGIGTGVGKTVVSAILVEALKADYWKPIQCGELENSDSDIVRNLISNSQTKIHPETYRLKTPASPHYAAEVEKIKIDIEKIIIPETKNDLIIEGAGGLMVPLNDDFLMIDLIKQLNAEVILVSQNYLGSINHTLLSLEALKSRNIPVKGIVFNSEPNHSSEKYILENSKIPCVLNLFQQKKVDKALVVKYATKIINLV is encoded by the coding sequence ATGAAAAAATATTTTGTAACAGGCATCGGTACAGGGGTAGGGAAGACGGTAGTTTCAGCAATTTTGGTTGAAGCTTTGAAAGCCGATTACTGGAAACCTATACAGTGTGGTGAGCTTGAAAATTCCGATTCGGATATTGTACGAAATTTAATTTCTAATTCACAAACAAAAATTCATCCTGAAACCTATCGGCTTAAAACTCCGGCATCGCCGCATTATGCAGCCGAAGTAGAAAAAATAAAAATCGATATTGAGAAAATTATTATTCCTGAAACAAAAAATGATTTAATTATTGAAGGTGCCGGCGGACTGATGGTTCCATTGAATGATGATTTTTTAATGATAGATTTAATCAAACAGTTGAATGCGGAAGTGATTCTTGTTTCGCAAAATTATTTAGGAAGTATAAATCATACTTTACTTTCACTAGAAGCGTTAAAAAGCCGCAATATTCCTGTGAAAGGAATTGTTTTTAACAGTGAGCCAAATCATTCTTCTGAAAAATATATACTTGAAAATTCAAAAATTCCCTGCGTATTAAATCTGTTTCAACAGAAAAAAGTTGACAAGGCTTTAGTTGTAAAGTACGCGACAAAAATAATTAATCTTGTATAA